Part of the Streptomyces antimycoticus genome, GCAGGCAGAGGCCTGGTCACCCCGCAGCCTCTATCCACAGGCCGGCGCTTCTGCCGTCGGTGTCCGCTGCCGGGTGTGAGGTGCCTGGAGGCACACCGAATAGGGCACGGCCGATGGCACAGACGACGTTCGGCAAGCAGGTGGAAAAGCCGGCTGAATATCTCGTGTTCGGCATCGGCGAGCGCCACCAGGGACACGTGGTGGAAGTCCGGCTTCCCTACGATGCGGTACGTGCCGGAGTGGACCAGCTGGGTCAGCTGGGGATCGCTGACCATGCCCGCCGCCGCGCCCTTGCCGATGGCCGCGACGATGCTCGCGCTGCCCCCGCCGTTGATGACCTTCAGGCCCTTGTACGGGATGTCCGCGTCGGCGGCGGCTTTGAACAGCTCGGTGTCCGGCAGGCTGCCCACGGAGGTGACGGCGACGGTCTTCTCCCGCGGGTCCTTGACCGCGGATGCCGGAATCTGCCTTGGTGACCAGGGAGTACGGCCCCCCGCCAGGGCTGGTGCACCCGGCCGGCCTTACGAGGGCGGGCGGGCCGCCGCCGACGCGTTGCAGGAGCTGGACGAAACGTGGCGGTCGATGCGACCGTTCTTGCCGCCTGGCTCGTAGTGCGTACGTCGACGGGACCGGCCGGCCGAAGCTGAGAGCCCGCCCCCGCCCCCGCTCACGGCTCCACGCTCAAGTCCGCGGCGGCGCGGTGCTCGCCCGCACCACGAATTCCACCGGCGGGAGCTCGGCAGCCTGGAACTCTCCTCCCTCGGTGAGCGAAACCAGTGCCTGCGCGGCGGTGCGTCCCCAGGTCAGCACATCCTGGCGCACCGTCGTCAGCGGCGGCGCGATGCAGTCGGCCAGCGGGATGTCGTCGAATCCCACCACCGACAAGTCCTCGGGGACCCGCAGCCCGCGGCTGGTCGCGGCGGTGATCCCGGCGATGGCCATCAGGTCGTTGGCGTACACGATGGCGGTCGGTGGCCGGTCCAGGTCCAGCAGCTGATGCGTGGCCTGGGCGCCGGCCGCACCGGTGAAGTCCGCCGCCACGGGTGGGATCTCGGGCAGGCCGGCATCCGCCAGCGCACCGCGCCAGGCGTCGCACCGGGCCTCGGTGTGCACATACCCCGCGGCGCCGCAGACGTGTCCGATCCACCGGTGGCCGAGCGAGCGCAGATGGCTGACCGCACGCCGCACCCCGCTGCCGTCGTCGACCCCGAGGGCCGGCACCCGGCCGCCGTGCTGCGATGGTCCGACGATCAGTGCGCTGATGCCCAGCTCCGTCATGAGTGCGGGCCGCGGGTCGTCGGTGCGCAGATCGGTGAGGAACACGCCGTCGACCCGACCGTCACGGGCCAGCCGCTCATACGCTTGCCGTTCGGTTTCCTCATCGGGGACGACCTGCA contains:
- a CDS encoding LacI family DNA-binding transcriptional regulator, whose protein sequence is MVRGQDKPGGSADGSRQATPPRPRRGGGSRPTIGDVAALAQVSKATVSFVINDRPGVSPQARQRVLEAIDQLGWQPNAGARALSTKRSQTLGLVMRRPPELLSTDPFFPQFVAGIETGLAPLGYALVLQVVPDEETERQAYERLARDGRVDGVFLTDLRTDDPRPALMTELGISALIVGPSQHGGRVPALGVDDGSGVRRAVSHLRSLGHRWIGHVCGAAGYVHTEARCDAWRGALADAGLPEIPPVAADFTGAAGAQATHQLLDLDRPPTAIVYANDLMAIAGITAATSRGLRVPEDLSVVGFDDIPLADCIAPPLTTVRQDVLTWGRTAAQALVSLTEGGEFQAAELPPVEFVVRASTAPPRT